Sequence from the Burkholderia cepacia genome:
GTATTCGGCCATGCTTCACTTTAACCATGCGAAGCCGGCCGGCCAACCAATCGATTCGCATTTGCTTATCTCGGGCGCCGGGACAAGCGATCCTGCGTAGAATGCCCGCATGAGCCAATGGATCGCCGCCCTGCCGATGTACAACGTGACGCCGCGCCACGATGCGCTGTGGCGCGCGCTGCTGCGCGACGCGCTTGATGCGTTCGCCAACGCGGGCGGGCCCGCCGACGTCGCGCTGCCCGCCGAACCGTTCGGCGAGCTGCCGTCCTTCTGGCGACGCGACGATCTGCTGCTGTCGCAGACCTGCGGCTACCCGTACCGGATGCTCGGGCTCGGCGATGCCGTGCGGCTGATCGCGACGCCCGCTTTCGACGTGGAAGGCTGCGACGGCGCGCAATACCGCAGCGTGCTGGTCGTGTCGGCGCGCGCCCATGCGGGCGGCGCGACGACGCTCGCCGCCTGCCGGGGGGTGCGGGCCGCATTCAATGGCGAAGACTCCCACAGCGGGATGAACGCATTCCGGCATGCGGTCGCGCCGCATGCGCGCGGCGGGCGCTTCTTCGCGTCGGCGGCGCCGTTCGGTTCGCACCTGAACGTGCTGCGCGCACTGGCTGCGGAAGAGGCGGATTGCGCGGCGATCGACTGCGTGACGTTTGCATACGTGCGCGACGCGCTGCCCGGCTTGCTGCACGGCGTGCGCGCGATCGGCGTGACCGCGCCGGCGCCGGGCCTGCCGCTGATCGCGTCGCGCGCGCTCGGCGCTGCGCAGGCGGTGCTGTTGCGCGACGCGCTCGATTATGCCGTCGCGGTTGATGCCGAGCGCGCGCGCGTGCTGCGGTTGCGCGGGTTCGAGCGCCTCGCGCCGGACGACTACGCGGCGATCGAACGGTTCGCGACCGAGGCCGCGGCGCTCGGCTACCCTGCGCTGGGTTGAAGCAGCCCGCCCGGCGTCACTCGTCCATCAACCGGACCTTGACCCGCTTGCCCTTGATCTTCCCCGCATTGAGCTTGCGCAGCGCGTCGCGCGCGACGCCGCGCTCGATCGCGACATAGGTCGAGAACTCGGTCACGTTGATCTTGCCGATCTGCTTGCCGTCGAACCCGGCGTCGCCGGTCAGCGCGCCGAGCACGTCGCCCGGGCGGATCTTGTCCTTGCGCCCGCCGAGGATCTGCAGCGTTTCCATCGGCGGCAGCAGCGGTTCGTTGGCGTCGGCCTTCAGCTCGGCGAGCGGATGCCATTCGACGTCGCGCTTCTGCGCCTGCTCGATCGCCCCGACGCGGCCCATCTCGTCCATGCTCGCGAGGCTCAGCGCCCAGCCGTCCTGATCCGCGCGGCCCGTCCGGCCGATGCGGTGCACGTGTACTTCGGGATCGGGCGTCACGTCGACGTTGATCACGGCCTCGAGCTGCGCGATGTCGAGCCCGCGCGCGGCGACGTCGGTTGCCACCAGCACCGAGCAGCTGCGGTTCGCGAACTGGATCAGCACCTGGTCGCGCTCGCGCTGGTCGAGCTCGCCGTGCAGCGCGAGCGCGTGGAAGCCCTGCGCGTGCAGCACGTCGAGCAGGTCGCGGCACTGCTGCTTCGTGTTGCAGAACGCGATCGTGCTTACCGGCCGGTAATGGTTCAGCAACTGGCCCACCGCATGCAGACGCTCGTTCTCCGTCACTTCGTAGAAGCGCTGGCGGATCTTGCTGTTGTCGTGACGCTCCTCGAGCTTCACTTCCTTCGGATTGCGCAGGAACTGCTGGCTCAGCTTCGCGATGCCGTCGGGATAGGTCGCGGAGAACAGCAGCGTCTGGCGCGTCGTCGGGCACATCCGCGCGACCTTCGCGATATCGTCGAAAAAGCCCATGTCGAGCATCCGGTCGGCTTCGTCGAGCACCAGCGTGTTCAGTGCGTCGAGCTTCAGGTTGCCGCGATCGAGGTGATCCATGATGCGGCCCGGCGTGCCGACGACGATGTGCGCGCCGTGCTCGAGGCTCTGCGCCTGCGGGCGCATCGGCGTGCCGCCGCAGAGCGTCAGCACCTTCACGTTCTCTTCGGCGCGCGCGAGGCGGCGCACTTCCTGCGCGACCTGGTCGGCGAGTTCGCGCGTCGGGCACAGGATCATCGCCTGCACGTCGAAGCGGCGCGCGTCGAGGCGGGCCAGCAGCGCGAGCGAGAACGCGGCGGTCTTGCCGCTGCCCGTCTTCGCCTGCGCGATCAGGTCCTGGCCGGCCAGCGCGATCGGCAGGCTCGCGGCCTGGATCGGCGTCATGTCGACATAACCGAGCTGGGCGAGGTTGGCGAGCGTGGCCGGCGTCAGCGGCAGCGCGCTGAAGGGCGTGGCGGTCGGCTGGGTCATTCGAGGTCTCCGAGGTAAGGCTTGCCTTCCATCTGTTCGTAGGCGACGTTGCCTTCATCGTCCTCGAAGCGCTCGAGGTAGTTGCGGGCGCCGCACAGCGGGCAGCGGAACAGCAGCCCCTGGCCTTCGTCCTTGATGACGACGTCGGACTGTTCCCACTGCGTGCCGCAGCTCTGGTTTCGGCAGGTAAACACGGATTTTTCTCCAGCTGAATTCGGTTGGGCGCCCCGGCGTGTCGGGTGAGGGCGCCGGAATTGCGCGGTCGTGGCGCGCGGCGTCCGCGTGAAAGGGCGGGGCGCGGTGCGGCCGTTCGCGTGATGGCTCGTCGGGGTGGATGATGGATCGGGGCGCGATCGCGGAATCGTGCGTGGCGCAATTCTAGCGGATACCGCGCGTGCCGCGAACGTGCGCGAGACGAGGCGGCAGGGGCGCGGCCCGCACAAGTAAAAACGGCCATCCTCGCGGA
This genomic interval carries:
- the dbpA gene encoding ATP-dependent RNA helicase DbpA, giving the protein MTQPTATPFSALPLTPATLANLAQLGYVDMTPIQAASLPIALAGQDLIAQAKTGSGKTAAFSLALLARLDARRFDVQAMILCPTRELADQVAQEVRRLARAEENVKVLTLCGGTPMRPQAQSLEHGAHIVVGTPGRIMDHLDRGNLKLDALNTLVLDEADRMLDMGFFDDIAKVARMCPTTRQTLLFSATYPDGIAKLSQQFLRNPKEVKLEERHDNSKIRQRFYEVTENERLHAVGQLLNHYRPVSTIAFCNTKQQCRDLLDVLHAQGFHALALHGELDQRERDQVLIQFANRSCSVLVATDVAARGLDIAQLEAVINVDVTPDPEVHVHRIGRTGRADQDGWALSLASMDEMGRVGAIEQAQKRDVEWHPLAELKADANEPLLPPMETLQILGGRKDKIRPGDVLGALTGDAGFDGKQIGKINVTEFSTYVAIERGVARDALRKLNAGKIKGKRVKVRLMDE
- a CDS encoding phosphate/phosphite/phosphonate ABC transporter substrate-binding protein — its product is MSQWIAALPMYNVTPRHDALWRALLRDALDAFANAGGPADVALPAEPFGELPSFWRRDDLLLSQTCGYPYRMLGLGDAVRLIATPAFDVEGCDGAQYRSVLVVSARAHAGGATTLAACRGVRAAFNGEDSHSGMNAFRHAVAPHARGGRFFASAAPFGSHLNVLRALAAEEADCAAIDCVTFAYVRDALPGLLHGVRAIGVTAPAPGLPLIASRALGAAQAVLLRDALDYAVAVDAERARVLRLRGFERLAPDDYAAIERFATEAAALGYPALG